From a region of the Halanaerobium hydrogeniformans genome:
- a CDS encoding ribonucleoside triphosphate reductase has protein sequence MALKYVKKRNGKKVDFNSDKIKAAVIKAAEAVESNNDKIGDEICSEVISYLKIFFKDGGIVEVEQIQDLVEKVLIEKGYADVAKAYILYREQHSKLRDTKKLFADAVNIMDNYLDRSDWKVNENSNMSYSLQGLNNFIASEVTGQYWLQQIYSDEIEKLHKDGDLHVHDLGNLSVYCCGWDLEDLLRTGFRGVPTKIESSPPRHLQTALGQITNFYYTLQGEAAGAMAFSNFDTYLAPFIAYDNLNYEEVKQIMQEFLFNMNVPTRVGFQTPFTNITMDLEVPNYLKEQSVIIGGEYKSKTYGEFQEEMDKFNRAFAEVMMDGDAKGRMFSFPIPTYNITDDFDWNNPVLDPVWEMTAKFGIPYFSNFINSDMNPEDARSMCCRLRLDNKELRKRGGGLFGANPMTGSIGVVTLNMPRIGYLAADKADFINRVYRLMDISKDSLEIKRKVLENLTEQGLYPYSKFYLRDVKKRFDEYWKNHFNTIGLNGMNEALLNFMDKDIASQDGQKFALEVMDAMRDKLQEYQEKTDNLYNLEATPAEGTAYRFARLDKEKFGDSIISANEDRVINEGADPYYTNSTQLPVNLTDDIFTALELQDELQSKYTGGCIEKGNKVLTDKGLMKIEEIVKNYENLKPIMALSYNEEYHRSEWDLITDAVAIDVSRHDKIRIKAEKDLDITTSDWHPFFVLEPITEKKVALANLKSADDNEILVKDIDNKLFLSGENLDKKYKITEKRADQLKKGDYILQNHYNIYPDIYSKLDQDLMWFLGYFYDRGVISLCKSTSQAENRSNKYQINIFADDKKIILKVLQIMEKYFDADSEIINYRKNNNGYHLTTKEEKAVKFLFDYGFNEGAKERNKGISKTITEQLTQKNVYSLLFGLIDGRGEVDPVNGSARYESCSEKMADDILEIFTMAGIMIQKSLCEKQKKNHYSITIPHFDFLERKIQNNEVEQSNDRLAQKIKRQLPVVMVEEITKIDVEDNQFYDLTTQLNHNYLAGKNTLVFIHNTVLHGFLGEKMPSIKSTKKLVKRIAENFQLPYYTITPTFSICPVHGYLAGEHYYCPKCEAESESEQEA, from the coding sequence ATGGCCTTAAAATATGTAAAAAAGAGAAACGGCAAAAAAGTAGATTTTAATTCTGATAAAATTAAAGCTGCAGTAATTAAAGCAGCAGAAGCTGTAGAAAGCAATAATGATAAAATTGGAGATGAAATTTGTTCAGAAGTTATTTCTTATCTTAAAATATTTTTCAAAGATGGCGGGATAGTTGAGGTTGAACAAATTCAAGATCTAGTAGAAAAAGTATTAATAGAAAAAGGTTATGCCGATGTTGCAAAAGCATACATACTTTATCGAGAGCAGCACTCTAAACTTCGTGATACCAAAAAACTATTTGCAGATGCTGTAAATATTATGGATAATTATTTAGATCGAAGTGACTGGAAAGTTAATGAAAATTCTAATATGAGCTATTCTCTGCAGGGCTTAAATAATTTTATTGCTTCAGAGGTAACAGGTCAGTACTGGTTGCAGCAAATTTATTCAGATGAAATAGAGAAATTACATAAAGACGGTGATTTGCATGTTCATGATTTAGGAAACCTGAGTGTCTATTGCTGTGGATGGGATTTAGAAGATCTTTTACGGACAGGTTTTCGAGGTGTACCAACAAAAATTGAAAGTTCTCCACCCAGGCATCTTCAGACAGCTTTAGGCCAAATCACAAATTTTTATTATACGCTCCAGGGCGAGGCTGCAGGGGCAATGGCTTTTTCAAATTTTGACACCTATCTGGCACCATTTATCGCTTATGATAATCTTAATTATGAAGAAGTTAAACAAATAATGCAGGAATTTTTATTCAATATGAACGTCCCTACCCGGGTTGGATTTCAGACTCCTTTTACAAATATTACTATGGATCTTGAAGTACCTAATTATTTAAAAGAACAGTCAGTAATTATAGGAGGAGAATATAAATCAAAAACATACGGAGAATTCCAGGAGGAAATGGATAAGTTTAACCGTGCTTTTGCGGAAGTGATGATGGATGGTGATGCAAAAGGCAGAATGTTTTCTTTCCCTATTCCTACCTATAATATTACAGATGATTTTGATTGGAATAATCCGGTGCTTGATCCCGTTTGGGAGATGACTGCAAAATTTGGAATTCCCTATTTTTCCAACTTTATCAATTCAGATATGAATCCCGAAGATGCTCGTTCTATGTGTTGTCGATTACGTCTTGACAATAAAGAGCTGCGCAAAAGAGGGGGAGGTTTATTTGGCGCTAATCCTATGACAGGAAGTATAGGAGTGGTTACTTTAAATATGCCAAGAATTGGATATTTGGCGGCAGATAAAGCTGATTTTATCAATCGTGTCTATAGATTAATGGATATTTCTAAAGACAGTCTTGAAATCAAAAGAAAAGTACTTGAAAATCTTACAGAACAGGGGTTATATCCATATTCTAAATTTTATTTAAGAGATGTTAAAAAACGTTTTGATGAATACTGGAAAAATCATTTCAACACAATAGGATTAAATGGAATGAATGAGGCTCTACTTAATTTTATGGATAAAGATATAGCTTCCCAGGATGGACAAAAGTTTGCTTTAGAAGTGATGGATGCAATGCGGGATAAACTACAGGAATATCAGGAAAAAACTGATAATTTATATAATCTAGAAGCTACTCCTGCTGAGGGAACAGCATATAGGTTTGCCAGACTTGATAAAGAAAAATTTGGTGACAGCATTATTTCTGCAAATGAGGACAGGGTAATTAACGAAGGTGCAGATCCTTATTATACAAACTCTACTCAGTTACCTGTAAATTTGACAGATGATATATTTACTGCCCTTGAATTACAGGATGAACTGCAGTCTAAATATACAGGAGGCTGTATTGAGAAAGGAAATAAGGTTTTAACTGATAAAGGATTAATGAAAATAGAAGAGATCGTTAAAAATTATGAAAATTTAAAGCCTATTATGGCCTTAAGTTATAATGAAGAGTATCATAGATCAGAATGGGATTTAATTACTGATGCAGTTGCCATAGATGTTAGCAGACATGATAAAATTAGAATTAAAGCTGAAAAAGATCTTGATATTACTACAAGTGACTGGCATCCATTTTTTGTGTTGGAGCCTATAACAGAAAAAAAGGTAGCTTTAGCAAATTTAAAATCTGCAGATGATAATGAAATCTTAGTTAAAGATATCGACAATAAATTATTTTTAAGTGGAGAAAACCTAGATAAAAAATATAAGATTACAGAAAAAAGAGCAGATCAGTTAAAAAAGGGAGATTATATATTACAAAATCACTATAACATTTACCCGGATATTTATTCTAAATTGGATCAAGATTTGATGTGGTTTTTAGGCTATTTTTATGATCGAGGTGTAATTAGCCTTTGTAAATCAACTTCTCAAGCTGAAAACAGAAGTAATAAATATCAAATAAATATTTTTGCTGATGACAAAAAAATAATCTTAAAAGTTCTACAAATCATGGAAAAATATTTTGATGCAGATAGTGAAATTATAAATTATAGAAAAAATAATAATGGATATCACTTAACTACAAAAGAAGAAAAAGCGGTTAAATTCCTTTTTGATTATGGATTTAATGAAGGAGCAAAAGAAAGAAATAAAGGTATTTCTAAAACAATTACAGAACAGTTGACACAAAAAAATGTCTATAGCTTACTTTTTGGTCTGATAGATGGAAGAGGAGAAGTAGATCCAGTTAATGGCAGTGCCCGATATGAAAGCTGTTCAGAAAAAATGGCAGATGATATTCTGGAAATTTTCACAATGGCTGGGATTATGATTCAAAAAAGTCTTTGTGAAAAGCAAAAGAAAAATCATTACAGTATAACAATTCCTCATTTTGATTTCTTAGAAAGAAAAATTCAAAATAACGAAGTTGAACAGTCAAATGATAGACTTGCTCAAAAAATAAAACGTCAATTACCTGTTGTAATGGTCGAAGAGATTACTAAAATTGACGTTGAAGATAATCAATTTTATGACCTTACAACCCAGCTGAATCATAATTATTTAGCAGGTAAAAACACTCTAGTTTTTATTCATAATACAGTGTTACATGGATTTTTAGGGGAAAAAATGCCATCAATAAAAAGCACCAAAAAATTGGTTAAAAGAATTGCCGAGAATTTTCAACTTCCATATTATACAATAACCCCAACTTTTAGTATTTGTCCAGTACATGGATATTTAGCAGGAGAACATTATTACTGTCCCAAATGTGAAGCAGAATCTGAATCTGAGCAGGAGGCTTGA